A single genomic interval of Methylophilales bacterium MBRSF5 harbors:
- a CDS encoding membrane protein, with amino-acid sequence MENITTINIIGTALFAIAILHTFSTKYFEHLAHTHKKFSGILHLLGEVEIVFGFWAMVLVVFMFVLEGSSSAVGYVDSRNFTEPMFVFVIMVIAATKPILESSEKIVVLMSKLIPIKTEVGMFFLLLSFVPLLGSFITEPAAMTLAALLLGRLYYSNKLSDKFKYLTLGVLFVNISIGGTLTPYAAPPVLMVAGTWNWDILFMMENFGWRSAIAVLINASALTFFYKKELSQINFKAQTKKGVPFALTVTHLLFLLGVVIFAHHPAVFMALFLFFLGITTAYKHYQSELILKEALLVAFFLAGLVVIGGVQQWWLQPVLVSMSDNAVYFGATILTAFTDNAALTYLGSLVDGLSEPFKISLVAGAVTGGGLTVIANAPNPAGISILKKYFNEKAVSPLGLLLGALIPTLVTIILFRVI; translated from the coding sequence ATGGAAAATATAACTACTATAAATATTATTGGAACAGCTTTATTCGCTATTGCAATTTTACATACTTTTTCTACAAAGTACTTTGAACATCTGGCTCATACTCACAAAAAATTTTCTGGCATCCTTCATCTTCTTGGAGAGGTAGAAATTGTGTTTGGCTTTTGGGCTATGGTTTTAGTGGTCTTTATGTTTGTTTTAGAGGGCAGCTCCTCTGCTGTTGGCTATGTTGATTCACGAAATTTTACCGAACCAATGTTTGTTTTTGTGATTATGGTCATTGCTGCAACTAAACCTATTTTAGAATCTTCAGAAAAAATAGTGGTGTTGATGAGTAAATTAATACCAATAAAGACTGAAGTTGGAATGTTTTTTCTTTTGCTGAGTTTTGTTCCTTTATTAGGATCTTTTATCACAGAACCGGCAGCCATGACGCTTGCTGCATTACTTTTAGGTAGACTTTATTACAGCAATAAATTAAGTGATAAATTTAAGTACCTAACTCTTGGTGTTCTCTTCGTTAATATCTCAATTGGAGGTACCTTAACCCCTTACGCTGCACCTCCAGTATTAATGGTTGCTGGAACTTGGAATTGGGATATCTTATTTATGATGGAAAATTTTGGCTGGAGGTCAGCGATTGCCGTTCTCATCAATGCATCAGCACTTACATTTTTTTATAAAAAAGAGTTATCTCAAATTAATTTCAAAGCTCAAACAAAAAAAGGGGTTCCTTTTGCCCTAACGGTTACCCATCTTCTGTTTCTGTTAGGTGTAGTTATTTTTGCCCATCACCCAGCTGTATTTATGGCGCTTTTCTTGTTTTTTCTGGGAATTACCACCGCATACAAACACTATCAATCTGAATTAATTTTAAAAGAAGCGTTATTAGTAGCCTTCTTCCTAGCAGGCCTTGTGGTGATTGGTGGTGTTCAACAATGGTGGCTCCAACCAGTTCTCGTTTCAATGAGTGATAATGCCGTTTATTTTGGCGCCACAATCCTTACTGCTTTCACAGATAATGCTGCTTTAACTTACTTGGGCTCTCTTGTTGATGGCTTGAGTGAACCTTTCAAAATTTCATTAGTGGCAGGAGCAGTGACAGGTGGCGGATTGACTGTAATTGCCAATGCTCCTAACCCAGCTGGGATTAGTATATTAAAAAAATATTTTAATGAGAAAGCTGTTAGTCCTTTAGGGCTGTTATTAGGGGCATTAATACCAACCTTAGTCACAATTATTTTATTTAGGGTAATATAA
- a CDS encoding peptidase S24, whose amino-acid sequence MSNKKNQRGGARKGAGRKKGSGLYAESTKVVRIPISRMGDVKSFLLSTKKTNSNVVNFIQPSIQKPVSITLFSHKVPAGFPSPADDHAESRLDLNEYLINQTESTFFVRIKGDSMIDAGILDNDIVIVDRSKSASINDIILASIDGEFTVKVLAKNNKGPYLMPANKEFKPIYIEEGSQFEIWGVVTGSVRKFK is encoded by the coding sequence ATGAGCAATAAAAAAAATCAAAGAGGTGGTGCAAGAAAAGGAGCTGGTCGCAAAAAAGGCAGCGGCCTGTATGCAGAATCAACGAAGGTGGTGCGTATCCCAATAAGCCGCATGGGCGATGTTAAATCGTTCTTGCTTAGCACTAAAAAAACTAATTCGAATGTCGTTAATTTTATACAGCCATCTATTCAAAAGCCTGTCTCTATAACGTTATTCAGCCATAAAGTGCCTGCAGGCTTTCCTTCTCCCGCGGATGATCATGCAGAAAGTCGGTTGGATTTAAATGAGTATTTGATCAACCAGACCGAGTCAACATTTTTTGTCAGGATCAAAGGAGACTCGATGATTGATGCAGGAATTTTGGATAATGATATTGTCATTGTTGATCGTTCAAAATCAGCCTCAATTAATGACATCATACTGGCATCGATTGATGGCGAATTTACTGTGAAGGTGTTGGCTAAAAACAACAAAGGGCCTTATCTGATGCCAGCCAATAAAGAATTCAAGCCAATTTATATTGAAGAGGGTAGTCAATTTGAAATTTGGGGGGTGGTAACAGGATCGGTGCGTAAGTTTAAATAA
- a CDS encoding transcriptional regulator HU subunit alpha (histone-like DNA-binding protein), whose amino-acid sequence MNKGELIEAIASATGSTKADAGRALDATIENITKALKKGDTVTLIGFGTFKVSKRAARTGRNPQTGAELKIPARKVPSFKAGAGLKDAVN is encoded by the coding sequence ATGAATAAAGGCGAACTAATCGAAGCAATCGCTAGCGCAACAGGATCCACAAAGGCTGATGCCGGACGTGCCCTTGATGCAACCATCGAAAACATCACTAAAGCTCTTAAAAAAGGTGACACAGTAACATTAATTGGATTTGGTACTTTTAAAGTATCAAAACGTGCTGCTCGAACAGGCCGCAATCCACAAACAGGCGCTGAATTAAAAATTCCAGCAAGAAAAGTTCCATCATTCAAAGCAGGTGCTGGCTTAAAGGATGCGGTAAACTAA
- a CDS encoding cytochrome C peroxidase: MIEAFIKGSLNQRLIVMVISAMLIISGFFAAQKLSLDAFPDVTNIQVQVATVATGKSPEEVERFITVPIEIAMTGLPGLVEMRSLNKDALSLITLVFNDATDVYFARQLVMERLMQVQDVMPKGISPILGPVSTGLGEIFQYTLELPGEEGRQLTIPELTNRRTINDWVVRPLLRNITGVAEINSQGGYVKQYQVLVNPDRLAHYKIKMSRVFEALEKNNINSGAGVLPKGAQQYLIRGEGLIQTVNDIENIVLKETDGIPIYMRDIGEVKIGYEVRVGAVIKNGVSEAVGGVVMMLRGGNAKEVVKNIKERVQEINDNEMLPGGLKIVPYYDRSELVSAAISTVVKVLIEGIILVIAILFIFLGDFRSSMIVVMTLVLTPLITFMVMNYLGISANLMSLGGLAIAIGLMVDGSVVIVENTFHRLGHKKRNENKNNVIFAACKEVATPVLFGVGIIILVFLPLMTMQGMEGKMFSPLALTIAIALTISLILSFSLSPALCSFFLTGGSGEDTKLIQKIKTPYVNVLKKVLVNQKKVVAIAVGFFVASVITIPFLGTSFIPEMKEGSIVPGIDRVPNISIEESINMEFKAMKAIMEVPGVKSVVSALGRGESPADPQAQNESTPLVSLKPKEEWPEGWTQDDIANAIKEKLKFLPGVVLMMMQPISDRVDELVTGVRADVAVKIFGDDIKILRKKADEVAELAKGIDGATGIKVEKITGQQYLNIVLDRSAIARHGFNVSEINDLIEMAIGGKEATRIYEGQRNFGAAVRFPAHYRDDEDVIRNIMLTSPNGSRVSLGDLATIETRDGPARISREFAKRRVYTGINVEGRDLGGLVADLQQVIDQKLDLPDGYYIEYGGQFENMTRALGHLSIIIPLTIAGIFFLLFLLFNSVRFATLIITVLPFASIGGIFGLALTGEYLSVPASVGFITLAGIAVLNGVVLISCIQGLQKEGMKIDNAIIEGCKQRLRPVLMTASVAMLALIPFLFATGPGSEVQKPLAIVVIGGLITSTSLTLLVLPVLYKMFARNVAK, encoded by the coding sequence ATGATTGAAGCATTTATAAAAGGGTCATTAAACCAGAGGTTAATTGTCATGGTGATATCTGCCATGTTGATTATCAGTGGTTTTTTTGCTGCACAAAAATTATCCTTAGATGCATTTCCTGATGTAACCAATATTCAAGTTCAGGTAGCAACGGTTGCAACCGGAAAATCCCCAGAAGAGGTGGAGAGATTCATTACTGTACCAATTGAAATTGCCATGACTGGACTCCCAGGATTAGTGGAAATGAGATCTCTTAACAAAGATGCCCTTTCATTAATCACTTTAGTATTTAATGACGCCACAGATGTTTACTTTGCTCGACAGTTGGTGATGGAGCGCCTAATGCAAGTGCAAGATGTCATGCCAAAAGGCATATCACCCATTTTAGGACCTGTCTCTACTGGTCTAGGTGAAATTTTTCAGTACACTCTTGAGCTTCCCGGTGAAGAGGGAAGGCAGCTCACAATCCCTGAATTGACCAATCGCCGAACAATTAATGACTGGGTCGTCAGGCCTTTGCTTAGAAACATTACAGGTGTCGCCGAGATCAATTCACAAGGAGGCTACGTAAAGCAGTATCAGGTGCTGGTGAATCCCGATCGATTAGCCCACTACAAAATAAAAATGTCTCGAGTGTTTGAGGCATTGGAAAAAAATAACATCAATAGCGGAGCTGGAGTGTTGCCGAAAGGTGCTCAGCAATATCTGATCAGAGGTGAAGGCCTAATTCAAACCGTGAACGATATTGAGAATATTGTATTGAAAGAGACAGACGGTATTCCAATTTACATGCGAGATATCGGAGAGGTCAAAATTGGTTATGAAGTTCGAGTTGGTGCGGTAATCAAGAATGGAGTCAGTGAAGCCGTTGGTGGTGTGGTGATGATGTTGAGAGGTGGAAATGCTAAAGAGGTAGTTAAAAATATTAAAGAGCGAGTTCAAGAAATTAATGACAATGAAATGCTTCCAGGAGGCTTAAAAATTGTTCCTTATTACGATCGAAGTGAATTGGTCAGCGCAGCAATCTCGACGGTAGTTAAAGTCTTGATTGAGGGTATTATTTTGGTGATTGCGATCTTATTTATTTTCTTGGGTGACTTTAGATCAAGCATGATCGTCGTGATGACACTTGTACTGACCCCACTAATTACTTTTATGGTGATGAATTACTTAGGAATTTCTGCCAATTTGATGTCGCTAGGTGGTTTAGCCATTGCCATTGGGTTAATGGTTGATGGTTCGGTGGTGATTGTTGAAAACACCTTTCATCGTTTAGGCCATAAAAAAAGAAATGAAAATAAAAATAATGTTATCTTTGCTGCTTGTAAAGAAGTGGCCACCCCAGTCCTGTTTGGTGTCGGTATCATTATTTTAGTATTCTTGCCATTGATGACAATGCAAGGCATGGAAGGAAAAATGTTTTCTCCTCTTGCATTAACTATAGCAATTGCATTAACTATTTCATTAATACTGTCTTTCTCATTATCCCCAGCACTTTGCAGTTTCTTTCTCACGGGTGGTTCAGGTGAAGATACAAAGTTAATTCAAAAAATTAAGACGCCATATGTCAATGTATTGAAGAAAGTTTTAGTGAATCAGAAGAAGGTGGTTGCTATCGCAGTTGGTTTTTTTGTGGCATCAGTCATTACCATTCCTTTTTTAGGAACCTCATTTATTCCGGAGATGAAGGAAGGGTCCATTGTCCCTGGTATTGATCGAGTTCCGAATATCTCCATTGAAGAGTCGATCAATATGGAATTTAAAGCCATGAAAGCAATCATGGAAGTCCCTGGCGTGAAGTCAGTGGTCAGCGCATTAGGCCGAGGAGAAAGTCCAGCTGACCCACAAGCACAGAACGAATCGACCCCTTTAGTGAGCTTGAAGCCAAAAGAAGAGTGGCCTGAAGGATGGACGCAGGATGATATTGCCAATGCCATTAAAGAAAAACTTAAGTTTTTACCTGGCGTGGTATTGATGATGATGCAACCTATTTCTGATCGGGTTGACGAGTTAGTAACAGGGGTAAGAGCGGATGTTGCGGTTAAAATTTTTGGTGACGATATTAAAATCTTAAGAAAAAAAGCAGACGAGGTGGCCGAGCTAGCAAAAGGTATTGATGGAGCAACAGGAATAAAAGTAGAAAAAATCACGGGTCAGCAATATTTGAATATCGTCTTAGATCGTTCAGCCATTGCGCGACATGGATTTAATGTTTCTGAGATTAATGATTTGATTGAGATGGCCATTGGAGGAAAAGAAGCAACTCGTATTTATGAGGGCCAAAGAAATTTTGGAGCAGCTGTCAGGTTTCCTGCACATTATCGCGATGATGAGGATGTGATTCGTAATATCATGCTGACTTCACCAAACGGCTCTCGTGTCTCCTTGGGGGATTTAGCAACCATTGAGACGCGTGATGGCCCTGCACGTATTAGTCGTGAGTTTGCCAAACGACGTGTCTACACCGGCATTAACGTTGAAGGTCGCGACTTAGGTGGTTTGGTTGCAGATCTGCAGCAAGTGATTGATCAAAAGCTAGATTTACCTGATGGATATTATATTGAGTATGGCGGACAGTTTGAAAATATGACCCGTGCGCTAGGACATTTATCTATTATTATTCCTTTAACGATTGCCGGTATTTTTTTCCTTTTGTTTTTGTTATTTAATTCTGTCCGCTTTGCTACCTTAATCATTACCGTATTACCATTCGCCAGTATTGGAGGAATTTTTGGTTTAGCCTTAACTGGTGAATATTTATCTGTTCCTGCATCGGTTGGCTTCATTACTCTTGCCGGGATTGCTGTATTGAATGGTGTGGTTTTGATTTCTTGTATCCAAGGATTACAAAAAGAAGGAATGAAGATTGATAACGCGATTATTGAAGGATGTAAACAAAGACTTAGGCCTGTATTGATGACTGCCTCTGTGGCAATGTTGGCGCTAATTCCATTTTTATTTGCGACAGGTCCTGGATCAGAGGTGCAAAAGCCGTTGGCGATTGTTGTGATTGGTGGCTTGATTACATCAACGTCTTTGACCTTATTGGTTTTACCGGTGCTGTATAAAATGTTTGCTAGAAATGTTGCGAAGTAG
- a CDS encoding transporter — translation MILKQSKYFLFIFFVSFELFSNPVFTLDDLIDIANQANPVIDVIQAKQDAAKAGITVAEQYLNPSVGLAVGPTKTRTPPTENDKNWALGISQPLEFSDVRKSRKDIAESNLEFVDELNRGTKINLMLNIKSAFYDVIHNQEILKIADADQKVIQDIRDRVELRVNVGESPRYELIKADTELLAAKRDAQAAKLRIQERKFFLKGLIGQNMPDDFDLEGKFPESNINISKSDVTNLISESPRLKQLKAASSVFENKIKLEKNLVNPGVTLSAGVNQDPGIRNYTIGVSIPLPIWNQREGQISQAEANLREVEATYNQQSLLLKRDIDAAYQRYLIAKEQVLTFEENLLAQAESVLKVVEAAYRFGERGILEYLDAQRTQRIVRKDYLSARLDYIVSIMEMEQLLGSKIME, via the coding sequence ATGATTTTAAAACAGTCAAAATACTTTCTTTTTATTTTTTTTGTATCATTTGAATTGTTTTCAAATCCAGTTTTCACCCTCGACGATCTCATTGATATAGCGAATCAAGCCAATCCAGTAATTGATGTGATCCAAGCCAAACAAGACGCTGCTAAAGCTGGCATCACTGTTGCGGAACAATATTTAAACCCGTCGGTTGGTCTTGCAGTAGGCCCTACAAAAACCAGAACGCCTCCTACTGAAAATGATAAAAACTGGGCATTGGGTATTTCACAACCATTAGAATTCTCAGATGTTCGTAAATCAAGAAAAGACATAGCGGAATCCAATCTAGAATTTGTTGATGAATTAAACCGCGGAACTAAAATTAACCTAATGTTGAATATTAAGTCAGCATTTTATGACGTGATTCATAATCAGGAAATTTTAAAAATTGCTGATGCGGATCAAAAGGTCATACAAGATATACGAGATCGTGTTGAACTCAGAGTCAATGTGGGTGAGTCTCCAAGATATGAGCTAATCAAAGCAGATACTGAGCTGTTGGCAGCTAAACGGGATGCACAGGCAGCGAAATTAAGAATTCAAGAAAGGAAGTTTTTTCTAAAAGGCTTGATTGGTCAAAATATGCCTGATGATTTTGATCTCGAAGGTAAGTTTCCCGAGTCTAATATCAATATCAGTAAATCAGATGTAACCAACTTAATTTCCGAGAGCCCTAGATTAAAACAACTGAAAGCCGCTTCATCAGTTTTTGAAAATAAAATTAAGTTAGAAAAAAATCTTGTTAATCCAGGGGTAACCTTGAGTGCAGGTGTCAATCAAGACCCAGGCATTAGAAATTATACGATTGGGGTTAGCATCCCCCTTCCCATCTGGAATCAAAGAGAAGGTCAGATTAGTCAAGCAGAGGCTAATTTAAGAGAAGTAGAAGCGACTTATAACCAGCAATCATTGTTGTTAAAAAGAGATATCGATGCTGCTTATCAGCGTTATTTGATTGCGAAAGAACAGGTATTAACATTTGAAGAAAATTTGTTGGCTCAAGCAGAGTCGGTATTAAAGGTGGTTGAGGCCGCATATCGATTTGGAGAAAGAGGAATTTTAGAATATCTTGATGCGCAAAGAACTCAACGAATTGTTCGAAAAGATTATCTATCAGCACGCCTTGATTACATTGTTTCTATTATGGAGATGGAGCAGTTGTTAGGGTCAAAAATAATGGAGTGA
- a CDS encoding short-chain dehydrogenase, with protein MSKIFITGTNRGLGLEFVKQFLNRGDEVIATCRNSENASELNQLQDNPNLEIFSLDVGDHNAVQKLQQQLADQPIDIFINNAGIWRSSQLGNISIDEWMESFRINSIAPIKTIESFLPNIKLGQDKKVISITSKMGSIDDNTSGGSYIYRSSKTALNSAMQSMRHDLKNHGIATCTLHPGWVRTDMGGPGGWIDVLESVSGMIKVIDQLSIDNSGEYIDYAGKIIPW; from the coding sequence ATGAGTAAAATTTTTATAACTGGAACCAATCGTGGCTTAGGTTTGGAATTTGTTAAACAATTCTTAAACAGAGGTGATGAAGTCATCGCAACCTGCAGGAACTCAGAGAATGCATCAGAGTTAAATCAGCTTCAAGATAATCCAAACTTAGAAATATTTTCTCTTGATGTCGGCGATCATAATGCCGTGCAAAAATTACAACAACAACTTGCTGATCAGCCCATTGATATATTTATAAACAACGCCGGCATTTGGCGAAGTAGTCAATTAGGAAATATTTCCATTGATGAGTGGATGGAAAGTTTTCGAATTAATAGCATCGCCCCTATTAAAACTATTGAATCCTTTCTCCCAAATATAAAGTTAGGGCAAGACAAAAAAGTGATTTCCATTACAAGCAAAATGGGAAGTATTGATGATAATACCAGTGGCGGATCGTATATTTATCGCTCTTCAAAAACTGCCTTAAATTCAGCCATGCAAAGCATGCGTCATGATCTTAAAAATCATGGCATTGCAACTTGCACATTGCATCCAGGGTGGGTTCGAACAGACATGGGTGGTCCTGGAGGCTGGATTGATGTGTTAGAAAGTGTTTCTGGCATGATCAAAGTCATTGATCAGCTATCAATTGATAATTCTGGAGAGTACATTGATTACGCAGGAAAAATTATCCCTTGGTAA
- a CDS encoding methionine sulfoxide reductase A (this stereospecific enzymes reduces the S isomer of methionine sulfoxide while MsrB reduces the R form; provides protection against oxidative stress), translated as MQKKEIYLAGGCYWGLEYLLQDLPGVLNTEVGFSGGSLENATYDDVKTGLTGHAETIYISYDEKVISLEQLLFEFFRMHNPTTKNQQGNDIGTQYRSAIFYLNDEQKHIANEVIIKVNQSGHWPDPVVTEVLPFQTFYAAQLDHQDYIKKNPSGYSCHFVRDFSFTN; from the coding sequence ATGCAAAAAAAAGAAATTTATTTAGCCGGTGGTTGCTACTGGGGGTTGGAATATTTGCTGCAAGACCTTCCTGGGGTGCTTAATACCGAGGTCGGATTTTCAGGGGGTTCATTGGAAAATGCGACTTATGATGATGTTAAAACAGGATTAACTGGCCATGCTGAAACAATTTATATCTCTTACGACGAGAAAGTTATTTCGTTAGAACAACTACTGTTTGAATTCTTCCGGATGCATAATCCAACAACTAAAAATCAACAAGGTAACGATATTGGGACTCAATATCGTTCTGCTATTTTTTATCTCAATGATGAACAGAAGCATATCGCTAATGAAGTCATTATAAAGGTCAATCAAAGTGGTCATTGGCCAGACCCAGTGGTCACAGAAGTTCTCCCTTTTCAGACATTCTATGCTGCACAGCTGGATCATCAGGACTACATAAAAAAGAACCCCAGCGGGTATTCTTGTCATTTTGTTAGAGATTTTTCGTTTACTAATTAA
- a CDS encoding DEAD/DEAH box helicase — translation MNKKISIPSVSVSYESTGKSKTSNEMGMRQMQERAYEKRGEQYLLIKSPPASGKSRALMFIALDKITNQGLQQAIIVVPEKSIGKSFDSTNLSEYGFWSDWEVKPKWNLCNSPGEDGGTIKSVNAFLNSNDSNLVCTHSTFRGAVEKFGISAFDNRLIAIDEFHHVSANPDNVLGNQLAELLERNKVHIVAMTGSYFRGDADAVMIPDDEAKFETVTYTYYEQLSGYEYLKELNIGYFFYNGPYVDDILKVLDLNEKTIIHIPNVNSKESTKDKIKEVAHIIEEIGDWQGIDPKTGFHLIKLTDGHVLKLADLVDDDPIKRQKVQASLRSIEMENNKDYVDIIIALGMAKEGFDWIWCEHALTVGYRASLTEVVQIIGRATRDAPGKDRTRFTNLIAEPDASQENVADAVNDTLKAIAASLLMEQVLAPKFDFSPKTINSGPLNGFDYGEGGYNPDQPNVGINKETGRIQIEIDGLAEPKSNEAQRICKEDIEELITAFAQDKRTIERGIFDEEIISEEITQIAMGKIVGEKYPRLDDHDKEAVRQHAIAAINMTQQVKKIINEKGSFAAEAENQDEPRANTAFIDSVRKFVMDVTNLDVDFIDSINPFGQAYSILSKSMSEDSLRKLSNIISSKKVKLTVEEAKELALRALKFKRERGRLPDITSNDPWEVRIAEGMNAYAMMVAEAKQNG, via the coding sequence TTGAATAAAAAAATTAGCATTCCATCAGTATCTGTAAGTTACGAATCTACTGGTAAGTCAAAAACATCAAATGAAATGGGCATGCGTCAGATGCAAGAGCGCGCCTATGAAAAGAGAGGTGAACAGTATTTGTTAATAAAATCACCTCCTGCTTCTGGAAAAAGTCGCGCATTAATGTTCATAGCACTTGATAAAATAACAAATCAAGGTCTGCAACAAGCAATTATTGTGGTTCCAGAAAAATCTATTGGAAAAAGTTTTGATAGCACAAATCTCAGTGAATATGGATTTTGGTCAGATTGGGAAGTAAAACCTAAATGGAATCTTTGTAATTCACCTGGTGAGGATGGAGGCACGATCAAATCAGTAAATGCCTTTTTAAATAGCAATGATTCGAACCTAGTTTGTACGCATTCAACCTTTCGCGGTGCAGTCGAAAAATTTGGCATTAGTGCATTTGATAATCGATTAATTGCAATAGATGAATTTCATCATGTAAGTGCTAATCCAGACAATGTCCTTGGAAACCAATTAGCTGAGCTTCTCGAACGAAACAAAGTTCACATTGTTGCAATGACTGGCTCATACTTTCGAGGTGATGCAGATGCAGTTATGATTCCTGATGATGAGGCTAAATTTGAAACAGTTACATATACATACTATGAACAGTTAAGTGGTTATGAATATCTCAAAGAATTAAATATAGGTTATTTCTTTTATAACGGCCCATATGTTGATGATATTCTTAAGGTCCTTGATCTGAATGAAAAAACAATTATTCATATCCCCAACGTTAATTCAAAAGAAAGCACTAAAGATAAAATTAAAGAAGTTGCTCACATAATTGAAGAGATAGGTGATTGGCAGGGTATCGATCCTAAAACCGGTTTTCATTTGATAAAGCTTACTGATGGCCATGTCTTAAAACTTGCTGATTTGGTTGATGACGATCCTATAAAACGCCAAAAAGTTCAGGCAAGTTTAAGATCAATTGAGATGGAAAATAATAAAGATTATGTTGATATTATTATTGCACTCGGTATGGCAAAAGAAGGATTTGATTGGATTTGGTGCGAACATGCACTCACGGTGGGGTATCGTGCCAGTTTAACAGAGGTTGTTCAAATAATTGGCAGAGCTACTCGCGATGCACCTGGTAAAGATCGTACTCGTTTTACAAATTTAATAGCTGAACCGGATGCCTCTCAAGAGAATGTTGCCGATGCGGTAAATGACACATTAAAAGCTATTGCTGCAAGCCTACTTATGGAGCAAGTTCTAGCACCTAAATTTGATTTTTCACCAAAAACAATTAACAGTGGCCCCTTAAATGGATTTGATTATGGAGAGGGAGGATATAATCCTGATCAGCCTAACGTAGGGATTAATAAAGAAACAGGCAGAATACAGATAGAAATTGATGGATTAGCAGAGCCTAAAAGTAATGAGGCTCAACGTATTTGTAAAGAAGATATAGAGGAGCTGATTACTGCTTTTGCTCAGGATAAACGCACTATTGAAAGAGGTATTTTTGATGAAGAGATTATATCAGAAGAGATAACTCAAATAGCAATGGGAAAAATAGTCGGTGAGAAATACCCCAGATTAGATGATCATGATAAAGAAGCTGTTCGTCAACATGCAATTGCTGCAATTAATATGACTCAACAGGTTAAAAAGATAATTAATGAAAAAGGATCATTCGCAGCAGAAGCTGAAAATCAAGATGAACCTCGAGCTAATACTGCATTTATTGACAGTGTGCGTAAATTTGTTATGGATGTTACTAATTTAGATGTTGATTTCATAGATAGCATTAATCCTTTTGGTCAAGCTTATTCAATTTTGTCTAAATCAATGAGTGAAGATAGTCTTAGAAAATTAAGTAATATTATTTCGAGCAAGAAAGTAAAATTAACCGTGGAAGAGGCTAAGGAGCTAGCATTAAGAGCACTTAAGTTTAAAAGAGAGAGAGGACGGTTGCCAGATATTACATCAAATGATCCATGGGAAGTTAGAATTGCTGAAGGTATGAATGCATACGCTATGATGGTGGCTGAGGCAAAACAAAATGGCTAA